The Alosa sapidissima isolate fAloSap1 chromosome 8, fAloSap1.pri, whole genome shotgun sequence genome contains a region encoding:
- the LOC121715500 gene encoding immediate early response gene 5-like protein has translation MENTVDAESLISISLRKIQSSRTQRGGIKLYKNLLVSYVLRNARQVCVVDKQDETRPNLVDENRCMHTITSDFKSHNSDCNVDLTDGVRGNDLVTVCARQSLSWSVCLLTDRHQEYTENEIFQTFSEQSFPPGSDFLNPECCQTTMLDLDTHVVSTVDSSSCHVDCSGAQTSLRNNVWRKRKVDFFNIDEERLDLSSCKKERLYITCPPNEKSDTVDVSNIVSILSFSLTEFMSIQTDVEQHRNKTFPMSSASCSEAWTRAIEAC, from the coding sequence ATGGAAAATACTGTCGACGCGGAAAGTTTGATTTCGATTTCTTTGAGGAAAATTCAGAGTTCACGGACGCAAAGAGGGGGCATCAAGCTATATAAAAACCTCTTAGTTTCTTATGTGCTAAGAAATGCCAGGCAGGTCTGCGTAGTTGACAAGCAAGATGAGACTCGTCCGAATCTTGTTGATGAAAATAGATGTATGCATACCATTACGAGTGACTTTAAATCTCATAATTCAGATTGTAACGTGGATTTGACTGACGGGGTGCGAGGAAATGATTTGGTAACAGTGTGTGCACGGCAGTCTCTGTCGTGGTCTGTTTGCCTACTTACGGACCGTCACCAGGAGTATACAGAGAATGAGATCTTTCAAACATTCAGTGAACAATCATTTCCTCCTGGTTCTGACTTCTTGAACCCAGAATGCTGTCAGACCACGATGTTGGACTTGGATACGCACGTAGTGTCAACTGTGGACAGTAGTAGCTGCCATGTGGATTGCTCCGGTGCACAAACATCTTTGCGCAACAACGTCTGGAGAAAACGAAAGGTGGATTTCTTCAACATTGATGAAGAACGGTTGGATTTAAGCTCTTGTAAAAAAGAAAGACTTTATATTACATGTCCGCCGAATGAGAAGTCGGACACTGTCGACGTTTCCAACATCGTCTCTATTTTAAGTTTCAGTTTAACCGAATTTATGAGCATCCAGACAGACGTAGAACAACATAGAAACAAAACCTTCCCCATGTCATCTGCGTCGTGTAGTGAAGCATGGACACGAGCAATTGAAGCATGTTGA